In one Kwoniella botswanensis chromosome 3, complete sequence genomic region, the following are encoded:
- a CDS encoding 50S ribosomal protein L4, protein MKSASRLIPSLTQPLRSSSRPISRTILSRSVLAGPSRLPRFYATTSNAPPTTAQPSPAENVEAALEGEAAELEEDLPSNINFEELSEEADESIDRALGYGNESSSIRSNSQFDPILLPISSLASSTPTLPSESGLVVSLPPDIFAQPIRRDILHRCVVWYLSLLRSGTKSTKSRSTVNYSGRKLRPQKGTGRARVGDASSGTRRGGAPIHPIFPKDWSQKLPRKIRYLGLKIALSSKLNSGLLRVVDNLNEGEWKGTNEASRALSNEVVKTENPIDLEPIISSSSSEKSTTPQETQEEFQVINKFGPSKDLSILFVYSPEKLHDEGLWNFHKSIRNIPGLELISTDELQVYHVLKYKWLVMEGTAIDAISGVQDLQDELELVPEQLNEGEPSRVIV, encoded by the exons ATGAAATCTGCCTCCCGGTTGATACCATCTCTGACTCAG CCTTTGAGATCCTCTTCTCGACCTATATCACGTACGATCCTCTCCCGATCCGTTTTAGCAGGACCTAGCAGATTGCCCAGATTCTACGCTACTACATCCAATGCCCCACCAACTACGGCCCAACCCTCACCAGCTGAGAATGTTGAGGCAGCAttagaaggagaagcagcggagctggaagaggatttACCTTCAAATATCAATTTTGAGGAATTATCGGAAGAGGCTGATGAGAGTATCGACAGAGCTTTGGGATATGGCAATG AATCTTCTTCGATTAGATCAAATTCACAATTCGATCCTATCCTCTTACCCATCtcctctttagcttcttccacCCCAACGCTCCCATCTGAATCA GGCCTCGTCGTTTCTCTTCCACCGGATATATTTGCACAACCCATCAGGAGAGATATCTTACATAGATGTGTGGTATGGTATCTCTCCTTATTGAGATCG GGAACGAAAAGTACCAAATCGAGATCAACGGTCAACTACTCTGGAAGGAAATTGAGACCTCAAAAGGGTACTGGTAGAGCGAGAGTGGGAGATGCAAGCAGTGGTACCC GACGAGGAGGTGCTCCTatccatccaatcttccCTAAAGATTGGTCCCAGAAATTACCCCGTAAGATCAGATACCTAGGATTAAAAATCGCCCTATCGTCCAAATTGAACTCCGGCCTATTGAGGGTAGTGGATAATCTCAATGAGGGAGAATGGAAGGGTACGAACGAAGCTTCAAGAGCATTATCCAACGAAGTGGTGAAAACGGAAAACCCAATCGATCTCGAacctatcatctcttcctcttcttctgaaaAATCTACTACTCCCCAAGAAACCCAAGAAGAATTTCAAGTGATCAATAAATTTGGACCATCTAAAGATCTATCAATCTTATTCGTCTACTCACCTGAAAAATTACATGATGAAGGATTATGGAATTTCCATAAATCGATAAGAAATATACCGGGATTAGAGTTGATCTCAACAGATGAACTGCAAGTGTATCATGTGTTGAAATACAAGTGGTTGGTCATGGAGGGTACAGCTATCGATGCGATTTCGGGCGTACAGGATTTACaagatgagttggagttgGTACCCGAGCAATTGAATGAGGGAGAACCATCAAGAGTGATTGTGTAA
- a CDS encoding 40S ribosomal protein S16: MSAVQTFGKKKTATAVAHVTPGRGLVRLNGSPISLVEPVVLRYKVYEPILVVGPEKLANLDIRLRVKGGGHVSQLYALRQAIAKGIVAFYAKNEDAASALELKKTLIAYDRTLLVADPRRMEPKKFGGRGARARRQKSYR; the protein is encoded by the exons ATGTCAGCCGTTCAAACTTTcggcaagaagaagactgcCACCGCCGTGGCTCACGTCACCCCCGGTCGAGGTCTCGTTAGATTGAACGGATCTCCTATCTCCCTCGTTGAGCC TGTCGTCCTCCGATACAAGGTCTACGAACCTATCCTCGTCGTTGGTCCCGAGAAGCTCGCCAACCTCGATATCAGACTTAGAGTAAAAGGTGGTGGTCACGTATCTCAACTTTACGCTCTCCGACAAGCCATCGCCAAGGGTATCGTTGC CTTCTACGCCAAGAACGAAGATGCCGCTTCTGCCCTCGAACTCAAAAAGACCCTCATCGCCTACGACCGAACCCTCCTCGTTGCTGATCCCCGAAGAATGGAACCCAAGAAGTTCGGTGGTCGTGGTGCCAGAGCAAGACGACAAAAG TCTTACCGATAA